One window from the genome of Megalobrama amblycephala isolate DHTTF-2021 linkage group LG4, ASM1881202v1, whole genome shotgun sequence encodes:
- the nexmifa gene encoding neurite extension and migration factor isoform X3, giving the protein MDVLQKSRFSGADHSPCPRDSSENEPHDPLADVSHDIRRCDDIPPAVLSLPSLCGQSQTSEGPLSPADLHDGSVSNTTSLSSLSSFSSLSSLSSLSSVSCSKPVTPWSVQQTCDRSSLSNMDSRGGDCLSCLIPKNQTEPESCESVLSFASINLQCLGPAPSAGRYGDQVLSDQLLSGPAHPAVTNEGAEEGRSMQESESDEDPASRSIYEGLGEEAQDWSCLETLISESRMELLDLCSRSELAVNLFCEEDVENYMFQEEETALSTDVCSLKIRYESYQDGVQERSESALQDESQLGFFPSLPCSRKEGPKEKPDQSIEIKGDDHVTPNISPDSNFLFDLSNSPEDSGEFSDDSSCTGSPDHALSLRHGRLSRENSSSSSQLSYRLRAKRKVAYREDYLYDVDSIESEKNAEKRDKQPAGLKKERDDDWCPKKRRRSNRKDPPVIIKYIIINRFKGQRHMRVRLGRVDPSPAVVCLSPNALLRYERLAPLKAYWQEREKEQQEQNRLTAAETTKRLNGCKRPPSTTPKRKHRLARLRIQQIHAVQNSLPSQTIVVPTNNQPEETESLKSTEEPKEDITSITHTARAKSRTQEREERRKAGKTGKIKKFKSEARLRLKKLKEAETQEVPEASETEQCNPCLPENLSNSLEGNVTNETSSNDPEKCTLTPTAPGTVGNAELLPGGYLQTLLEASESSSTANITYFHPGLQNPTLQPVQSCVLSPPSESELPHSPPPMNHGPHHTHYAEPNLTEPNQPISWPSQPSAEQLPFSPDIPTQSPMMPSGFPTPLPVLAGDGTNAAGYGQVSLSGCRVSYEDSQPDAEYGLSPGGSRSDNGVGRLVSFNSLGSLSATSSNYSSLSLREGEREREEEIGEINDGFLPHCSPRLILQQSLEEVAPLRESTDLLDISNFTPDKFRHSSLSEMSPPDTPNSSPQLLGNCGKVGEFSEAAEANVQWNCGVVPQLNEDGNPHLLQIHSFNTEEEDVELRDHKSSTKKGGKNGQGTKKTKTPKTVKGEKVKLPRQGSRSVRKIKALLEGKAAKSGGGSGSCASSPTPSLGLIGAQGEWPITGGLSNDDQREFQEPSNILSNIVSGMAEVQRFMRASVEPLWGPCLSPGQHALQSQTLKILGSAADLKKRGGASGGGRGKKGAGRGGKALPKLLPPGFFPTLGLDCLPLPHRPAHKKMYRHKSSAKFAREELLAGKRDIKGVALTTLVEKRSYNTVCVKSVSQHHGLNRAQRPALSLSKWLPSVQGSKVMCSILC; this is encoded by the exons ATGGATGTTCTACAGAAGTCTCGATTCTCAGGGGCAGATCACAGCCCCTGCCCAAGAGATTCTAGTGAAAATG aacCACATGACCCACTGGCAGATGTGTCACATGATATAAGGCGCTGTGATGACATCCCTCCTGCGGTGCTGTCCCTGCCCTCCCTCTGTGGCCAGAGTCAGACCTCTGAAGGTCCTCTTAGCCCAGCTGACCTGCATGATGGGTCTGTCTCCAACACCACCTCTCTATCCTCTCTCTCTTCATTCTCCTCCCTTTCCTCCCTCTCATCTCTCTCTTCTGTGtcctgttccaaacctgtgacGCCCTGGTCTGTGCAGCAGACCTGTGACAGGTCATCCCTCTCTAACATGGACTCCAGGGGCGGAGATTGCCTTAGCTGTCTGATCCCCAAAAATCAGACAGAACCGGAATCCTGTGAGTCCGTACTCAGCTTTGCCAGCATCAATTTGCAATGCCTTGGCCCCGCCCCCAGCGCAGGTCGCTATGGTGACCAGGTTCTATCTGACCAGCTGCTCAGCGGCCCCGCCCATCCAGCTGTAACCAATGAGGGGGCTGAGGAAGGGAGGTCGATGCAGGAAAGCGAATCAGATGAGGATCCTGCATCCAGGAGCATATACGAAGGTCTTGGAGAGGAGGCACAGGACTGGAGCTGTCTAGAGACTCTCATCAGTGAAAGCCGTATGGAGCTGTTGGACTTATGCTCACGCAGTGAACTTGCAGTCAATCTGTTCTGTGAAGAAGATGTGGAGAATTACATGTTTCAAGAGGAGGAGACAGCACTCAGCACTGACGTCTGCTCACTCAAGATACGCTATGAGTCCTATCAGGATGGAGTGCAGGAGAGGAGTGAGTCTGCCCTACAGGATGAATCTCAGCTAGGTTTCTTTCCCAGTTTACCTTGCAGTAGAAAGGAGGGGCCAAAAGAGAAGCCAGACCAATCCATTGAGATTAAGGGTGATGACCATGTGACACCCAATATTAGCCCAGACAGTAACTTTCTTTTTGACCTCAGTAATTCTCCAGAAGATTCTGGTGAATTCAGTGATGACAGCTCTTGCACAGGCTCTCCAGACCATGCGCTCTCCCTCCGTCATGGCCGCTTGTCCAGAGAAAACTCTAGCTCCTCCAGCCAGCTAAGCTACCGCCTCCGAGCCAAGAGGAAGGTGGCCTACCGAGAAGACTACTTGTATGATGTGGACTCTATAGAAAGTGAGAAAAACGCAGAGAAACGAGATAAACAGCCTGCTGGGCTCAAGAAAGAGCGTGATGATGACTGGTGCCCAAAGAAGAGGCGGCGGTCCAACAGGAAGGACCCACCTGTcattataaaatacataatCATTAATCGGTTTAAAGGCCAGAGGCACATGAGAGTGCGGCTGGGACGAGTCGACCCATCACCTGCTGTGGTCTGTTTGAGTCCAAATGCTCTGCTACGCTATGAGAGACTTGCACCATTAAAAGCATACTGGCAGGAAAGAGAAAAGGAACAGCAGGAACAGAATAGATTGACAGCTGCAGAAACAACCAAACGTCTCAATGGCTGTAAAAGGCCGCCAAGCACCACACCCAAACGCAAGCACAGGTTGGCCAGACTGAGAATCCAACAGATCCATGCAGTACAGAATTCCCTCCCCAGCCAAACTATAGTGGTCCCCACCAACAATCAGCCAGAGGAGACTGAATCACTGAAAAGCACAGAGGAACCAAAAGAGGACATTACCTCCATTACACACACTGCCAGGGCTAAAAGCAGAACACAGGAgagagaagaaagaagaaaggcAGGTAAAACAGGGAAGATAAAGAAGTTCAAAAGTGAAGCAAGACTTCGGTTGAAAAAGTTAAAAGAGGCTGAGACACAGGAAGTGCCTGAAGCCTCTGAGACTGAGCAGTGCAACCCATGTTTACCAGAAAACCTTAGTAACTCTTTGGAAGGCAATGTCACAAATGAAACCTCCAGTAATGACCCTGAAAAATGCACTTTGACCCCAACAGCTCCAGGGACTGTAGGAAATGCAGAACTCCTCCCAGGGGGATACCTGCAGACTCTTCTCGAAGCCTCTGAGTCATCGAGCACTGCTAACATCACCTATTTCCATCCAGGGCTGCAGAATCCCACCCTTCAGCCAGTCCAGAGCTGTGTTCTCTCTCCTCCCTCTGAATCAGAGCTGCCCCACTCTCCTCCACCTATGAACCATGGGCCCCACCACACACATTATGCTGAGCCAAACCTTACTGAACCAAACCAGCCCATTTCATGGCCATCCCAACCATCTGCTGAACAGCTGCCCTTCTCCCCGGACATCCCAACCCAGTCTCCTATGATGCCATCGGGCTTTCCCACACCATTGCCTGTGTTAGCAGGGGATGGCACAAATGCCGCAGGGTATGGGCAAGTGTCTCTATCAGGGTGCAGAGTGTCATATGAAGACTCCCAACCTGATGCTGAGTATGGCTTGAGTCCAGGTGGGTCTCGGAGTGACAATGGTGTAGGGCGACTGGTTAGCTTTAACTCCCTGGGGTCACTTTCTGCCACCTCTAGCAACTACAGCTCGCTCAGCCtaagagagggagaaagagagagggaagaAGAGATCGGTGAGATCAACGATGGCTTCTTGCCGCATTGCAGTCCACGGCTCATCCTGCAGCAAAGTCTAGAGGAGGTTGCTCCACTTCGAGAGTCCACTGACCTTCTGGATATCTCCAACTTTACCCCTGACAAGTTCCGTCATTCATCGCTATCTGAGATGTCTCCACCAGATACACCTAACTCTTCCCCACAGCTGCTGGGGAATTGTGGCAAAGTTGGAGAGTTCTCGGAGGCAGCAGAAGCAAATGTACAATGGAACTGTGGAGTTGTCCCGCAACTAAATGAAGATGGAAACCCACACCTCCTTCAGATACACTCTTTCAACACAGAGGAGGAAGATGTGGAGCTAAGGGATCACAAAAGTTCAACGAAAAAGGGTGGGAAAAATGGACAAGGCACCAAAAAGACCAAAACTCCAAAAACAGTAAAAGGAGAGAAAGTAAAGCTCCCACGTCAGGGTTCTCGTTCTGTGCGGAAGATTAAAGCCTTGCTAGAGGGAAAAGCAGCCAAAAGTGGTGGAGGGTCAGGAAGTTGCGCTTCATCCCCCACCCCATCGCTTGGCTTGATTGGAGCTCAGGGGGAGTGGCCTATTACCGGAGGACTGTCGAATGATGACCAACGGGAATTCCAGGAACCATCAAACATCCTGTCCAATATAGTGTCCGGCATGGCTGAGGTACAGCGTTTTATGAGGGCCTCTGTGGAACCTCTTTGGGGTCCTTGCCTGTCACCAGGTCAGCATGCCCTCCAAAGCCAGACACTGAAGATTCTGGGTAGTGCCGCTGACCTTAAAAAGCGGGGTGGTGCCTCAGGCGGAGGTCGAGGGAAGAAAGGGGCTGGGCGTGGTGGTAAAGCACTGCCTAAACTTCTCCCACCAGGCTTCTTTCCTACCCTTGGATTAGACTGCCTCCCACTTCCACACCGCCCAGCCCACAAAAAAATGTACCGTCACAAAAGCAGCGCTAAGTTTGCCCGTGAGGAACTCTTAGCGGGCAAAAGGGACATAAAAGGAGTAGCATTGACCACTTTGGTAGAAAAACGGAG CTATAACACTGTATGTGTTAAATCGGTGTCACAGCACCATGGTTTAAACCGAGCCCAGCGCCCTGCTCTGTCTCTCAGCAAATGGTTGCCTTCTGTTCAGGGGTCAAAGGTCATGTGTAGTATTCTGTGCTAA